The following proteins are co-located in the Leptospira selangorensis genome:
- the pgsC gene encoding poly-gamma-glutamate biosynthesis protein PgsC: protein MDLLSISIGLGLGISLFFSEFFGIAGGLVVPGYFALQLQNPISILLTLLVSLCVFCLGKLISRFVILYGKRRTAVLLLLGFVLDAIGNEWIFPLIFKDMIHLGSEVKAIGHIIPGLISVWMDRQGWLETLASLLAASVIVRLILILFLGKELLP, encoded by the coding sequence ATGGATTTATTGAGTATTTCCATCGGATTAGGGCTCGGGATCAGTTTATTTTTTTCCGAATTTTTCGGAATTGCCGGCGGGCTCGTAGTTCCGGGATATTTCGCATTACAGCTCCAAAATCCAATCAGCATCCTTCTTACCTTACTCGTGAGTCTATGTGTTTTCTGTTTAGGAAAACTAATTTCAAGATTCGTAATATTATATGGGAAAAGACGAACTGCGGTTTTACTTTTACTCGGGTTCGTATTGGATGCGATCGGTAACGAGTGGATATTTCCATTAATCTTTAAGGACATGATCCATTTAGGATCGGAAGTAAAAGCGATCGGTCATATTATTCCGGGACTTATCTCCGTTTGGATGGATCGGCAGGGTTGGCTGGAAACTCTTGCGTCTTTGCTCGCTGCTTCCGTAATTGTTCGTTTGATCCTAATCCTATTTCTTGGAAAGGAGTTACTACCTTGA